Within Phycodurus eques isolate BA_2022a chromosome 7, UOR_Pequ_1.1, whole genome shotgun sequence, the genomic segment TGTACCATAATCCATCCAGTTTTGTTTCACATTGTCATTCCCTTTCTCCCTTTCAGTTtaagacacatttttgtaatggtTCCGTGTACTTTTCCCTCGGTACACACGGTAACATACTATTCATAGTGTATAAATGACAATCatccatttgtattttttattttcattttttttatggctcAACTCATGGAGAAACATTTGTAATATAATATGtcatattgcatgttttttttttcaaattatccaAAATAGAGGTGTACTTAAGTATCCTTTTTTTTGCTCCTATAATACTTTTACGtctatggtggtacttggagcgcTAGGTATTCTTTGAGGTGGTacatggtggaaaatgtttgcgAACAGCTGCTCTAAATGATTGTGATGACTACTTATAACTTGAACAATATCAATATCCAAGTAAACCAGACTAGCCTCACCGCATGCTGCCTCCACTCATGTACTTTACCTCAATTATAGTTTGGAAACTACAACTTCTTGATATTCTGTCTCACAGATCGTACCCGCTTCGTCTTTTCCTATCCTTGCTCGTTTTCAGTTCAGATATCGggtgtatttaaaatatgatgATTGCTTTCATTATGTTCTAGTTCTTTGTGTGgtgtccaacaaaaaaaaatatatacagcatagtgtaaattgaatttcctcttgagggattataactaatacaatattttaacatttaagaaaaattttaaaaagttaaaatcaaacaacaaaatattcagAGTCAAGATCGAATTGAATTACAACCTGTAAATTCTAATACCATGACATCATGAATAATTTACTGAACATCACATGATTCAAAATGAGATGTGGAAGCCAAAATCATTTCAAGTGATGTAGTCATTATTACCAAGGGCAGTTGGAGTGACAATCCAAGTGAAGGTTCTGCTCTCATCACCGCATAGACACACACTGTACTGGCAGCCGTCGCAGTTCCTGAAGTTATACATCTCAGACTGAGCGAGCATAACTTTcacctgcagacacacacagacagtatCTGTAAGCAAACAATTACAGTCGAATAAATCAATTAGTTCAGGAGGATTTGGTTGCGCCTTGCATGTGGGTGGAAAAAGCAAGTTATAATTCCAACAGTTATATGTGGTGCCATAACATGAACACCAccagaaaaacagcaaaaaaatgtggaagAATTTTTACATTCGTGTcaattttaatgtgtgtgtgttcatttaaATAGCCGTTGTATTAGCCGCTATTTACGGAGGGTTTGTCCAGGGAATGCGGTGCACACAGCTTAACACACACGAGGTATTGCGGCTGCTCTACCAATGCTATTATGTGCTTAAAAAGTAGGTGATCCAAGAAAGGGATGTTAGATTTCATAAAACAACCGAACTTCAATTATTTTGAATCCTATTCAAAATTGTATTGCTTTTATTCCATCGCTAACTCATTGATGTTTACCATGATGCATTTGGAGAGATAGTTGAAGACGGTGGCTTTTAGAGTAAACACTTCCCCACGGATGACAGAGTAGGGCAGCGTAAGACTGACGAAGAAGGGCTGGAAGACCGTCAGCGCAGTGGTGGGCGCCACACCGAAGCCCACAGAGGAGACACAGaaagctccagcagcccactTGGTGATGGTGTCTGGGACCGTCTTCTCCACATTCACTAAACCATTGCCTCTATTCACGCGCACACAAAAGAGACAAATAAACAGAAAGCTTTGAGCTCGAACAATATGGCTAGAAAAGTCAAGAAATTATACGGTGACACAGAGAAACTTGATTAAATGAAATCAAGTTTTTGTGTTTACCCAACAGAAACTAGGTCCCAGATCCACGTCTCCGGGAAGGATGTTCTAATggtctccttcttctcctccatATTTTTCTCACCGCCACCAGAGCCTCGCATCGCCTTGGGAACCGGAAAATTTGCTAATAAGAGAGAAAGATTTACCTTTAATAGGACTCCACATTGATCAGCTGTCAGATCACAGTCATTGTCactacatttgaataaatagaGAACAATATCAgtagtaaatacaaatacagcaaTTCCCCGTTTTCTGCAAGGGGTACTATGCGCTTTGGCGTACTGAGGTGCTATGTTACAGTGACTCTTCAGTGTGCTGTATTTCCACAGTGGAAGGAATGAAACTCTGTCCCCTTTCCCAGCAAAGCAGAGCATTTCCAGCTCTTCCAAAGAATACAATTCAATGAAAACAATACATTGTCGGCTTCGGATGCCTTGCTATAAGCAGTGGAATGCGTGAACAAAGATAAACGTGTTCCAGTGTGAAATCCGCGAGCAGCTAGTGTCGCAACATCGTGATATAGCTGGGGATTACTGTCTATAGCAAACATACCATCAAAGTAATACTCAAATTTTGGTCGTCGGCAGTCAAAGGGTTTCTTCACATCAGAATTTGTCACAAGCTTGACTCCAATTTCCTGGAAAAGAGAGAAATATTTGTCAAGTCACAAAACATTCATCTCATCGAAGCATGCCTTGATGCACCTTATTTTGTGCCCTGGGGAACGGTCGCGTTGGAACACAAATGCACATTCTCCAAAgttcaaaatgttaattttttcaaaacatcttTGTTTAACAAAATCCCTTATCGATAAACCAATGAATCTGGTGTGTCACAGTTGGCACCGTGGGCATTTCATATTCCCAGGGTGCCAAGGGAGAAACTGGATCTTGTAGAGGGTCACACCAATATGGTAACCTGATGTGTCATATTAACTTAATATCTTAAAATGGCTCGGGTGGTGAAGTGGTCATCCCCAATCAAATTGTTGTGCCATagcgtgtaaatgtgtgttggtatgacaataAAATTTCTTGAATctttgaaaatatactgtacatagaccCCGCTTTGAGCAGGTGGCTCATTGCTGGGATGCAGAACCGCATCGGCCGCGTTGATTGTGTTAGATCTGCCTGTAAACTAATGCATGCCAGTGGACTGGACAGAATGCGAGCAGGCCGCATGTGGCCCACGGGCCCTGTACTATACAGTAATTCCATGCGAGATAGGCACATGCCCTAATGTTAAAAGCAGGTCAATGTCAGTACTTAATGTAGCCTACTTGATGGTCAAGTCTTACTTTAAAGACGTTGTAGACATcattcttctgattggttggtccAAAGTAAAATGACTGCTTGCTCCTCCGCGGTTCTGGAGCCACCAACAGCTCAGGTTGAGGCTCTCGGATTGGCTCAGGAAGGCAGGGATATGGCTCGTAGTCTTCAATCTCATACGGGTATCCTGCCAGCTTCTGCAGAGGGAGCTGACTGTACACCTACACAGAGTTAAACACAATACTATTAAAACTCTCACCAAACTTTAAAAATTAAAGTTAGATTTGTAGTTGTAGAATGGGATTTATGCCAAGGACATCTGGTTTTAAAGACTGATATCTCAATGCAAAATATCTGCATTCTTCACAAGATAACTCAAAACATGGTTAAATTTCACCCATCGTGATTTTATTCAAGCAAATTTATCCATGTCAATACTTGAAGACTACACAAGCATTGACGTTTTACTAACATTTTAAGCAAAGAAAActacatttgcaaaacattgtcttgtttttttcccccctcctccttcgTGGTAATTTCAAGTGGCCAGCTGTTTGTATCTGTAAGTGGTGGCCAGTTGGCCACTTGATTAGGGAGGAGGACGACAAACTGGCAGGTCGTCACCGTGGTTTTGCGCACAAAACATCCTGACAGCTCGTATCCCATTTTTAAAAGAGAGCTTTGTGCTTTGTTAGTgaaaggcaaacaaacatatttctGAAGATAAACTGAATACTTTGAAAATTTGGGGGAAGACAGCCACCGCATTAAGCAGAGAAATGCAAAGTTTTGTCATACGTGGCTTGAGTCCTTGTGACtggctgtattatactgtatgtaataagaTATGGTACTGTATTGCTGAATAGACAatatgtcaaaatattttttcttggcATAATATTTACTAgtctttacacgatcaggatttttggggccgatcaccgatcagcgagtttaaaaaaacgataaccgaaccgatcacaagatggagcaatgtgtctatttaaatgacttgttcatttcctGAAtataattatgtactgtatactgagtatcttcaaagtattctctcgtcagatcatgtattctaatcagtcaggtcaaaccaacattacaatgtgacagaaataatggttgctaacttactgtaattaaattactttattgtaattcagttacttcacacacaccaaaactttagagcttGAGTCGACAGAACAaaggcatgtttacgtacaaccgtgagtgctagcactagcttgctagtctacaaaatgttttgttgtctgcttgcgagccgtatcctattaaaagtacgtgaacatacctaaagcaagccttaaatgaacgtcctctcccgagcaccggtgaccaccaccacacgtttttccccattttgttcttataatacacgctTCGcaatgtcgtcgccatggtaacaagtgtctactatcacgtttgagttgacaagataaagccccgtgatcgtaaaagacggaatgcaataattttattgcagtagtctgacatgtgcaagtgcaatcgtgaaagaccaacttttgtcttgttgtctgatcaacgcattacgtgttgtctgtcccacacccccgacaatagttttttttaaatagctttattggcggtcagatatttacagtattacgttgaaagacacgcaacaaggctaaaaataaactagctttttggattcaaatataccgtgTATACTTTACTGTGTGTAAAAGACTAGAGAAAATTGTCTTTGAgatataaatgaaaaatatttttacatttcatgatTACATAGCACGTTACAGCATGTGGGAATGCTGTTTTGTCTGGAAAtagatttgtttaaaaaatttgtATATCTGCCAAAGATGAACTGCTGACAACTGGACTTGGTTGAAGAAGACATTTCATCtctaatccaaaaggcttctacAGTAATGTgtccagtgattttttttcttctcttaacCACAGTGAGGGAAaattagctttttaaaaatttgtctTCTTGTCTTCAGTGAAAATAAGATACAGGGGGCGCCTTGGTTTACGACAGAGTTCCATTCTCACAatgtaacccgaatttgtaaGCAAGTCAGAATGTGCCATAGTCTATCATCAACACAATAGTTGTAAATGCAGTAAATTACAGTAATGATGCATTAATTATACAGtaatttggatgaaaaaaaatcatcatactataaatataaaacaagcaaatgaaaaacagtaaggaCGACAGTAACTAAGCGTGCCTTCTAGTAATCTAGCCAGTAATCTTACGTCGCTGCGCATCGATACATAGTATGGGTGTAATGTTTTTAGACAGTGGGACCAAGCCGGCGTGTCGAACCAGAACCCCCACAGGCGGAGGGACGCATGTAAATTCCACATAGAAAGGCCCAAGCCAACAGATTTGAGCCCTGAACCTTCCTGATGTGAAGTGACTTGATTGCTGTGTCACCATCAATAAAGTCAGTGTTGTAGAAATGAATGTATATACAGGGGGTGAGACGTGATGAAGTTGAAGGGATCTTACATAGTCAACAGTGAGTTCCCTCTCTGACTTCAGCAGTAGGATGCTTTGGTCAATGGCTCTCACAGAGCACAAAGAGCCTGGCTGAGCCTGGAGTTTCAATGTGGTCTTCTCTGATGGAAGCTCTTGGAAGGACGAGAACTTAAGAGAAACCTGTACAGAGGACAACAGTGGGTCAGTGGCGATAAATCCAGTTTTCAAAAGATCTTAATTCCATTCAAACTCAAgtatttatcatttgttttttgtgtatttaaaaataacaccATGTACAACCTTGTTCTTGAGACAGAGCTGGATGGGGAAATCCTGGCTGTCTGCCACAGCCTCGCCACCAGGCAACACAGTGTAAACTACAACCTGTGCAAACGGCGCCAGGTTGATCACTTCATGGAGGGATATGGACAACTCTCCTTTGTTCACTGACAGacgtaagaacaaaatgggaaatGTTGTAGAATGTAACTAAAAtgtttcaagcaataaaaaaggGTTACTCTTAATGGTTTTCACATAATAGTCTCCATTTACAGAGTTGGCGCATCTGCGACGCAGCACAAAAAGTGGCATATCTTTATTTTCGTGCAATTCCAAGACTCTCTGTGCccatttgccaatttggcagaccggtctgcgcaAAGCTGAGCGTACTCGCGCAACGAGgatgtgtcctttgacatgcgcCAGGCACATGTGGCAATTTAGTGGTAGAAAGTGGATCTCAACTAACGTCGGCTGGGGCCACATCTAATTTTTGGCACCAAGTAGACCGCTGGTGAAACGCGATTTTGTTGAATTTGGTTGAGGCAGAAGCAGAAAGATTCTTAGGTCCGCAGacatgtgtggtggatgtcagatgtattccattcataaatatgtaaacagcgggcatcaaaccctctgaatcattgtagaaatcaattcattgaacgcatcattataattattgttaattattatcattaacatgattattatatattttttaaatcattccacTGTCCGGCACGCAGCTATGAGGAGGGGGGGACATGCAAACGTTTGGGGGTCCACGAACATATTTAAGTTGTCGGCATTTATCAGCTCAGTATGTAGATTTAATTTAAAGGGTACCCGGTCAGGTTCTCTGTTGCCGCACccgccaagagcagtgacaacaCTCCACTCACGCACGGATCGCTGCGTTCTCTTCCGCACGGTGATGTCTCCAGGCAAGGCTGTGAGTGCGCCATATTTAAGTGGAATGAAGTCAACTGCGTTGACTCCCACAACGGTGCAGACCgaccctttttttaaatacgtcAACTTGGACACATCTGCAAAATTGCGAAAACCCAGTCTAACCTGCCTCTGTCTAGATTTATGGCGCCCGCCCGACTGGATTTATGccggtcacgaaaatagagcccaaggAAATCAGATTAGAGAGCATGTTTGACTGGTAAGTAAACAACATCAACCACTAGACTAAAACCAAGCAAATCTATgaactatttacaactaaaataataataacaaaattacTCTTAATAATGGTTAAGAAAGGATAATTATGTTTCAGATCATTTGCTCTATTTTCTTCTCTGTGTCAAGGTCCTATTTGTGTACGTTTCACATTAATGATCCTTAAGTAACTGCTTTGAAAAATTCAGCCTCCTACAGATTGCTCTTGTTATGGTTCAATGTTGCgggccaccccaaaatcctgaaaaatactCAACTATTCACCTTGTCACCTTCAGCAGAATGCTGTGATGTTTCAAACTAACTAGAATGtatgtaaaaacaatacataattGGTTGATGGATTGCTTTTGGAAGTCTTAATAGTTTCCAGGTGGCCCTcggtgaaaaaaatgtttggccacCCCGGATTGAGAGTCATTGATTAAACTACCACATCGTTAGAATGTGCGAAGAATCCAGCATACCCAGTAACAATCCAAGCAggtaggaaaaagaaaaaaaagtgactgtcAAATTAGATTACCTGTACCCAGGCGAACAGCCACTTGGAGATGACCGTGCTGCATGATTGCACCTTTGGACATCACCTTAGAAGTACACACACAATAAGAAGTCAAGTGTGAGTTTTCCCACACAGACATTTGGAACTTGTATATTCAGTGTACACATTTCTACAAAATTTCAAGTTAGAGTGAGTTAGAGTGCCAATACTGACAGTAACTGGACTCACCAAATAGAAAAAGTCAAGGGTCTCCTGTCCCTTCTTGAGCTCCTCTCCCTGGATGATGTACTTGGCTCTTACTGCGGCATTTTTGTCGCAGGAGATCGTCCCGCTGACCTGCATGAGCTTCAAAAAGCTACTACTCTTGGAGTAGAAGGGAGAAACATTGTGGAAAGCTGTCCCGTACTCTGGTTTCCGAATACCTGGAACATATGGCTCATCATCTTCAACCAGTTTGGACTTGGCCTgttaacaccaaaacaaaacaatagtgAAATTCATGAGAGGAAGCGTTAACGCAACAGTAGCGACTTGAATTTAGGTTCGGCCAAGTTGACTTAGATACTTCTGATATActtctttctttcaaatatattttatttttaaacatacgtCATCATCTCATATTCCTCATGTTGTTCTTGGAGTAATTTCCTGAGTGTGtttgtctgacttcctgtttctgcCTCTTTTCCTGTTGGGCTTTGTGGTAATATGATTGTGTTCCCTAAATTCTGCCTAACAAGTGGCCAGGAAACCATGCAACAAGACCAGGAAAAGGAATCATTGCTGCGTCTGCTGTATagttacaaaatatatttcagttGCAAAGTTTTCGTAATGAATCAAGACGGTATCGGTTATTTATAgctgcattttgttttcaagaaaGTGTCACATCAAAGAGAACAATCTTCCTGTTATTTCCATGGTATACATTTGGTGCTTCAACGAATGTTTTCCTATAAAAACACTGATAAGTAGTAATTTCACCTTAAAATAATAGCTGCGAAGGCATTTTAATGAATGAGGAGCCTTGCATTACCATACCAACCAGAGCTACATTGGTGGTCTCTGGACTAGCCTTTTGTGTTGTTAGCCGCTAACAGCTGCTAACATCACTAGCATCAGACAGAGTTTATGATGACATATTTTGATACTGTTGAGCTTGGCATATTTAGCCTGTGACTATGTcggttaaaaaaatgtttttatttcttcagtATGTACCACAGTTGCCTAAAACAGAGGAGTCACAAACCTGAAGATTGACATAGTCCCCCCAGTTGCTGGTGTCCAGTGAAAACGAGGCCACGCCGTCTGTGTTTGTGGTGAGTGTTAAGGTAATTGAGTCTGGGGCGATTAAGTAGACAGGCTCATTGGCCACAGGTTTTCTGTCTGGACCAGTCATTTTGACCTGCAAACAAGATGAATGAGGACAAAATgtttagttcaacattttatgcgTTCTCCCAGTGGACAAACATTCGTTAACCTTAAAAAAGTCAATTCAATAccctacaaaatgaaatatgtCAACATCGTGCATGTCAGCAAGCTTATATAAGTGATGTGGTGAAGTATGGTTGGGCCTCGTTAATACTTTGGAGACTTGAGAGGCATCCCGGCTCCTGAACATGAGGAGACCGTGATAAGTTACTCCAAAAAGCGACAACTAGCGCGCCACCATCTTGACCTCCTTTGTTTGATCTACTAGCTCCTCAAGAGAATCCCAacattattgtaaaattaaaacaagatGTTGCTCCGTCACCTctatgtaaatactgtatgtaaaactaAAACAGCCAAGCATTTCAGTAGCACTAATACATCACAATAATGGACACAATCATCTCCTAAAATTACAAAAAGACAGTTCCACAATAGATTTTAAACAATTAGGATGTAATTGAAGTTTAGATTTTCACCTTTTAGAGATTTCTAAAGAATATATGTTATTTATCATTTCCGAATTGCAGAATGTACATCTATTTTCAGCGAAGCAAAAGTATTTGGAtgcaattgtaaatatttaatactttaaccaaaaacaaaaaactggagACGATGGACGTATTCTGACTTTCCTACCTGGAGATGCTTCGCCTGAACATTGAAGTCACCTTCACTTTTTGTTAGACAAGTAACAAGGATGTTCTATTGGATTGAGATCTgttttctgatttttttgtttttgtttttttaatgatcagCTCATGTGAAACTTAAGACATTTTGATGGTTCATAAATTCGGATTTTTCAGTAGCTAAGTCAGCTGCCAAATCTCAACCTGTGCTTTTAACATTTCATCCTTGATTGAACCCCAGAGGGGAAAGTCAAAATCAACTTTTTGTGTCctgaaaacaaaagcaatgCCGACAAACTAGCAGCATCAAGTGAAGCCAACTGAGTAAAACCTTTCAAATTAAAGCTTAAAGGCTACACTTCAATTACATCATAATTACTGTCATTCAAATCTATTACGGTGGTGTAACAATCTAAAACTCTGTGCAAATACTTCTGGACTTTATTGTACTTTAACCACAATTAAGTGCAATTTATCCCTTTGATCATTGGATTGACATGGTTTTATACTGGCTTTCATAACGCTTAAAAAAGTGACTACCTTTCCCTCAAATGGGATGCCAGGCTTGTATGCTTCAGGTACATCTTCAAAAGTGACTGTTCTGATAAGGGCACTGAAGCTTGCCTGCGCTGTACCCTTCAGTATCACCCCTAAACGGGAAATATGATAATAGATTACGCCAAGGCATCGAGACATAGAATGAACATTATGGTAAGTAAAACATTCCACGAGCTTACCTGTGCCATGCTCCTCCAATTCGGCATCCGCCACAAACCTATCGTCATAGATGTTCTTGTTGAGGGCGAAGTCTGCCATGCTCACCATTTGTGTAGCACAACCACTGCGATCGGTCTAGAAGAGTGTCACTTTTAGACTCAAAAGGTTCATGGATTTACATGAAGCAACAGTTAACAGTATTATGTCAACTACTCACTCTCAGTTTATATGTCTTGCAGAGGTCTTTCCGTAATATGGCACGCCAGTAAAAGTGAAAAGCATTCCGACAAAACACCGCCTTGACTGAGCCAACAACTGGTTTTCCATAAGTGTATCTGCAGGGAGAAGCACAAGTTAATTTCATACAGACATTTTTATCTTATTATAACTAACATCAATGATGAAAATTCCACCAAAAACAGGTGATAAAGCaagcaaaacatgaaatatgagaCTGACTACAACAAAATGCGTGCACTACATTGGTTATACACATACTATAAGACGTATCATTGATGAATCTGAAGAGCATGGCATTACATTAAATTCTTATTACATTAACATGATTTTCAGACCAACATTTTTTCACAACCTAAAAGTTCCAAAATCTCCCTGTAGCTTTCCTGCCTGACAGAAAGCGACGACGAAGAGGCAAAGTCACACTAAAACACTCACTTTCCACAAATCTTCAGCGTGACCTGCTGGTCCAGGATTGTAATCACACTCGGGAGGTGGACAGTTACCTCAAATTTGGGCAAAACTAAaggaaaaatcaaaataaagaaacattaTCAAAAAAGGAACCTTAAATTAATACAGTCGAGCACAACAATTGCATAGCAACTATAGCAGACCATATTCCTTGATGTCAAAGCTGTGGGAGATTTTCTCTCCTTTGTCTGTGGTGGCAGTGATTACATAGGTTCCTTGTGCTGCCTCTGGAATCATGGCATGGGAAAGATCAAGGATTCCAGCGGCAACAAATCTATCCAACCACTGAGCAATTCGATTGGAATTGGGATCCTACATGAAAACAGAAGACAGAAGTCTGCTTATTGGCCCTGTAGTGGTCTCGTTTGGGGTAGAATCGTCACAATCACCAAACAACCTGAAGAGGGACAATGTTATAGTTTACTTTCTGTAGCACATGATTGGTGACAATGTCCAGCTTTGTCTAATAGCTGATTGAATAAAAAACTGTTTCCACCGTATGCTGTGTTAAATCGCTAATTGTGTGAGTGAGTAGAGCAAGATTCTCCTGGAGATTCATACCCGTGATTCAGTGAAATCCCCCTTGAGGAAACACACCCATTATATCAGGTTTCAAACGCAACAAAATCCCCCTTTTGCTGTGGCTCCCAATAACCACTCAAGCGAACAGAATGTGTTGGTGTGGCTCAAAATGTGCTTCTTACCTGAAGCTCCACCACTGTGtactgaaaaagaacaaaaacaaaaatcaaactcATTAGTTGCTGGTGAAATATGTCACTACATCTTCAGACATTactgtaaattctacagttatAACCACAACATTGATCATTCGTGTTGATGTTACCCAGAGTTAATtaaatgtgtgtcttatttcACTCTCGCGTTACATgcatgttgtgctttttttcataAAACCCTGGCTGCGGGTTGTGTGCAACATCCCGGTCAGCTTTGCTGGATGTTAAGTGATGCTAAAATAAGCATTACCTGGCCTACTTTTTCTGAAATCAAAAGAGCTCCTGTTTACCTCATCTAACTCATCAGCACCACGATGAAGCAAAACATTAACTTAACACTGTTGTCACGAAGGAGTGTCATCAGGTTTATAGTAACTTACTGGCCACAGCATTGTAAATTACTAAAAGCacacctggtgaggataagcagttacgagaatggatggatggacctggACGGTGCAATCCATTAGTTTgtctgtgattttgttttttgacattttcagcagagtaacttgtaattgttaccaactacatttccaaagtaatctttccACCTTGCGGCTACAATGAGCCAGTACATGCTTGCAGCTTAAGCCGTTTTATTTTACTTAGCCAGCAGGGATGAACATTCCAAATTCTCGAGACGAGATTAACATGTCACTCTGGCAGAAAATACCATACGTACACTATAACTAGCCAGTTAGTGCAGTCGCTACCTACAGTAGTTTAAGCACCAGCAACATTGTTGTGTGTTAGTGGTGAAAAcactggaacaaaaaaaaatcactttaggGCCTACTGTTAAATTTGTGTGTGATTCAGCAACCAAACAGGCTTGTCCATATTAAGTTCTGTTCGGCCAATGCATTGTATTAGGAAAGCAGCTGCTCAAAAACCATTGATGAGCAGCAAACGGGTATTTGAAGCTGCTGGTGGCTCTGGACTTATTATTGCAGTGTATAAGAGCGTTGTTAAGGTGATATTAAAGAAGGGCTCCTATGTAAATAATTTGATC encodes:
- the LOC133405100 gene encoding alpha-2-macroglobulin-like protein 1, which codes for MNKKTKILIVPAAFIHIIQTDKTVYKPGQTVQFRIVSMDSGFIPVDRMYTVVELQDPNSNRIAQWLDRFVAAGILDLSHAMIPEAAQGTYVITATTDKGEKISHSFDIKEYVLPKFEVTVHLPSVITILDQQVTLKICGKYTYGKPVVGSVKAVFCRNAFHFYWRAILRKDLCKTYKLRTDRSGCATQMVSMADFALNKNIYDDRFVADAELEEHGTGVILKGTAQASFSALIRTVTFEDVPEAYKPGIPFEGKVKMTGPDRKPVANEPVYLIAPDSITLTLTTNTDGVASFSLDTSNWGDYVNLQAKSKLVEDDEPYVPGIRKPEYGTAFHNVSPFYSKSSSFLKLMQVSGTISCDKNAAVRAKYIIQGEELKKGQETLDFFYLVMSKGAIMQHGHLQVAVRLGTVNKGELSISLHEVINLAPFAQVVVYTVLPGGEAVADSQDFPIQLCLKNKVSLKFSSFQELPSEKTTLKLQAQPGSLCSVRAIDQSILLLKSERELTVDYVYSQLPLQKLAGYPYEIEDYEPYPCLPEPIREPQPELLVAPEPRRSKQSFYFGPTNQKNDVYNVFKEIGVKLVTNSDVKKPFDCRRPKFEYYFDANFPVPKAMRGSGGGEKNMEEKKETIRTSFPETWIWDLVSVGGNGLVNVEKTVPDTITKWAAGAFCVSSVGFGVAPTTALTVFQPFFVSLTLPYSVIRGEVFTLKATVFNYLSKCIMVKVMLAQSEMYNFRNCDGCQYSVCLCGDESRTFTWIVTPTALGKVDLKVSAEALKTNLLCGNEVASVPDVGRIDTVVRSLLVEAEGTPQSVSHNALLCPAEGPVEKKISLVLPEMFVAGSARASVSVLGDLMGRAIKNLDQLLAMPYGCGEQNMLKFAPNIFILNYLKSTGQLTAEILDKATRFLESGYQRELIYKHDDGSYSAFGKSDESGNTWLTAFVMKSFGGARPYIFVDPKHVMDAKKWLYSKQGRDGCIRSVGKLFHNGMKGGVSDDVSLTAYVVAALLELDSDTKDPVIQRCLGCLKEAAGQMDNLYTTALMAYTFTLARDEAMRLKLVSYLHQQSSTMGGTRHWERTGASMKGLDSLEVEITSYVLLALLSGPALPNFGLGYSSGIVRWLTQQQNPYGGFSSTQDTVVALQALAKYGAATYSVGGRTVVMVTSLGGLNKQFIVDQRNRLLYQEEKLSEVPGEYTIKAEGQSCVLAQISMHYNIPPPPDFSAFEISANTISKCNPPRPQIVLFVHVRYQGMREETNMVIINIKLLSGHILDKSSLESLKKNRSVKRVDLDEGYINIYLDELKKGKTMVYSVTLEEDVPVRNLKAAVVKVYDYYQTSDVAVTEYTSPCAESVNKI